AAGCGTGTATTGCCGCGCGTCATAGACCGCGTAGCACAGCGCGACGTAGGTATCCGGCGGCACGTCCTGCGCGATCAGCATGTTCGTCTGGCACATCACGTCCTCGGCCAGCTCGTGATCGAGCGCCTCAGAGCGGACGATCGAGCGCGCGACCGCCATCAGCATCGCGGCAGGCAGACTCTTGCCCGAAACATCGCCGATGCTCAGCCCAAAGCGATCGTGATCGAGCGGCAGGACATCGTAGAAATCGCCGCCCGTCTCGCGCGCTGGCACGCAGCGCGCCGCGAGATCCGCGCCCGGAATCTCCGGCAGGCTGCGCGGAAAGAGGTTGGCCTGGATCGAGCGGGCAATGTCCATCTCCTGCTCGATTCGCGTCACCGAGAGCTGGAACAGCCGCGCGTTCTCAAGCGCAATCGCCACCTGCGCGGCGATCGTGCGGCATAGCTCAAGCTCCTCGGCGCTGAACCTTCGATCCGCCGCGCGGCTGTTCAGCCCGATCGCGCCGATCGCCCGGCCACGCGAGATCAGCGGCACGATCAGCATCGATCGCATGCCGAGCCGCCCTGCCAGCTCACGGATCGGGCGCGTGCGTGGATCATGCTCGATCTCGGCGATATAGATCGGCTGCCCCATGACCTGCGTATCTTCCTGAAAATCTTCCGTGTTCTCGAAGGTAACATGCTGTCCGAGCAAGCCCAGCGCCGGATACTCCGCGACGATCTCGCCGCTCCAGCCGGCGCTGGTGTAGATATTGATCGCGCAGTAATCGACGCCGATCAGCCTGACAAGCTGCTCTGCGGCAATGCCCAGCACCTCCTGGGGATTGAGCGATGAGTTGACCAGCCGCGAGATGCTGTGGACCAGCGCCAGATTATGGGCGCGTCGCTCGGCGATCTCGGCGCTGCTGCGCGCTGACTGGTAGAGCTGCGCGTTCTCGACGTTCAGCGCCAGTTGATGCGCCACCGCGCTCAAGAACTGCTGATCGCGCCGGTCGAAGGCATCCGGGCGCTGGCTTTGAATCGCCAGCACGCCCAGCGGCTTGTTCTCCCGATTCAGCAGGGGCACGCCCAGCCACGACATCGCGCCGCGCTCCCAGCTCTGGCGTGTGCGTAGCTCGTAGTGCTGCGGATCGGTGTGGCGCAGCAGCAGCGCTCCCTGCTCCTGCACGACATGTCCTAGTCGGGTGGCCCGATCGAGCGGCAGGTGCTCGATCAGCGTCATGGCGGCCTCGCGACTCCAGGTCACGCCCGTCTCGATCGTGTGGCCGTCGCCGTCGATCGTCGCCGCCAGAAAGCCGTCGATCGGCAGCAGCTTGCGCAGCAGGCTATAGACCTGCTCCAGCATCGCGCGTAGATCGAGCGTCGAGGCGCTCGCGGCGGCGATGCTCGTCAGCGATTCTAGCTGGGCGATCTGCCGCTCGCGCTCCGCCAGCAGCCGCGCGTTTTCGATCCCAACCGCGATCTGATAGCTGGCGGCCTCAAGCAGCGTGTGCTCGTGCTCGGTCAGCGAGCGCGCGGGACCGTGCAGCGTCATCACGCCGACGGTCTGCCCATGCGCCCGCAGCGGCATCGCCATGATCGCGTGGCTATCGCGAATCTCCTCGACGAACTGGCCCGTGCGCAGGGCGGTCGCCACCCGCGACGAGCCTTCGATCGGCAGCCACTCCGAGGGCATCTGGATCGCGCTGTCGGCACGCCACGCGACCCGATGCATCAGCGTGCGGCGCTCGTGCAGGAAGATCGATCCGGCGTTCATGCCGAGCAGCCAGAGCACGCGCTCAAGCACCTCGTCGAGCAGCACGTCGAGCGTCTGGCCCTGGCTGAACGTCACGGCAATCGCCGTCAGCACCGCCAGCTCCTCGCTGCGCGCCGTCACGCGGTCGGCCAGCGATTGGCTCAGCTCCTCCTGCGCCCGATAGAGCATCGCGTTCTCGATCGCAATCGCGGCGAGGTCGCCCAGCGCCACCAGGAGTTGAAGATCGTTCTCGTCGTACGCGCCGTAGGTGTAGCTCTGTGCCGAGAGCACACCCACGGCGTCGCGACCGATCAGCAGGGGCACGCCCATCCAGGCTTTCGAGCGCTTCTCGACGTTGCCGAAGCGCTCCGGCGGCGGCACGCCCTCCTGCCGAAACTCGGCGTGGAGATCGCGGAAGAGCATCGGCTGCTTATGCTCAAGCAGGTACCCGGCGATGCCGCCGACGCGGCTGCTGGGCAGCTCGTAGGGCTTGTCCTCGTCGATAAACAGCACGAAGCGGTACTGCTGAGGATGATCGTTGTCGCACAGCGCGACAAAAAACGCATCGACCGGCAGCACGTTCGATAGGCGATCGTAGATCGTCCGGAAGACCTGCCGGGGATCGACGCCGCCACGGCTGGCGAGCGCGATCTCGCGCAGCAGTGTCGCGTGCTGCTGCCAGCGCTTGAGCGCAGCTTGGAGCTGTTCTTTTTCGCGTTCCAGTTCTACCACGCGGTATTCCTAAGGCGCTACACCAGCCGCCAGGATCGAGAGCGGATACGGTGTTAGCTCGCCGGGCCGTGCCAGCCGGGGCACAACCTCACTCACGTCGATCTGAGCACAAAAGCCGACATCTTCCGCCAGGCCGAGACGGGTCAAGCCCTGGGCCGCGCCCGTCTCACGAAACGCGGCGGCGATCTCCTCCTCGCGCGGGCGCTGCGGGTGCCGTACGGATTTGTGGTACAGGTGCCGCGCGATCCGCGCGGAGTCATCGAGCTCAACGCTATTCGGCTCCAATGCGGTACGCTGGACGGTCGCCGCAAAGTCGGCATCGGGCTGCCAAGCCGCGATCGTGCCGCCTGCCTGCGTGATAATCTGCTCGACGAGGTAGCCCGCGCAGATCAGGTCGTCCAAGCCCTGCTGCGTGCCGCCCGCCCGTCCTGCGCAGATGATGCTGATGTCGGCCTGCTGCTCGCCCGCCAGGTCAAGCGCCGTGGCGACCGCCGCCCGTCCGTTGCGCAAACACGCCGCGATCACGGCCACCGCCTCGGCGGCGGCGACCAGCGCGCGCGTGCCGTTGGTGGTGCTGAAGATCAGATCGTGCTGGCGAAGATCGGCGTCGATCAGCGCGACCGGGGAGTTGCCGTACGCGAAATCGGGGGGATGCAGGCCGCCGACCTCGCCGACCAGGAGCGTTGATACATGCTGCCTGACAGCCGCGCGCGCGCTCAGCACGTCGCTCGCCAGCCTCACCGAGCGCGCGCCGCGCTCGAACATTGTGACGATCGTCGTCGTCGCCCGAATAACGTCGATCACGAGCGCGACACGCTCAGGTAAACGTGTGGCGTCGCGTGGCAAACAGGCTACTTCGACGTGCATGTAATCTGCTCCTATTCTTGCCCAATGGCTTTCAGTATACCACAGCGTTTCTGCTGAACGCACGGTGCGCGGCTTGCTAGGTTATCGATAGTTATTGAGCAAGGGGGGTTCTCATGCCGATCTTAACCAATCTTGATGCTCTGCGCGACACCGGCCTGGACGAGATGATCCGTCGTGTTCATCGCGATAAGCAAGATTTTATCATCGAAGATCAAACCATGTCGGTCGCGGCGGTGATCGATATTAACAAGTACGAGCTGCTGACCGAGATGCTGCAAAAGGCCGAGGGCGCGGTTGTCAGCAGCCCATCGGGCGAGCCCAGGGTGCGCGGCTCCGATATTTCCATCCGCGAGGTCGCGCAGTGGCATCTTCAGGGCAACTCGATCGACGACCTGCGCCATCATTTCCCGCAGTTGAATCAGGCGCAGATCTATGGCGCGCTAGCCTACTACTACGAGCACGCCGAGGAGATCGATCGCCTGATCGCGCAGCGCCGCGCCGAGCGATCGGCGGCACAGCCGGGCGCAAGCGTGATCGCCGCGCAGGAGCGGAGCAGGGAAGGATCGTAGGGGGCGGAGCACAAAGCACAAGCGCTTAATTGATTCCTTGTTTCCGCGCTTCCTTGTCTCCGACTCCTGATCCCTGGTCTTGGCAGCGTACGGCGGGGTGCACTTGCCGAACGAAGCACTCTCTAGTATGCTGATAGGCTAATCGTGCGGCATGGCGCATTGTCTCACACACTTGAAAAGGAGCTGCTGATGAACGAGCCACTGGAACTGGTGAAACGCTGGTTGCAACGACGGCGTAGCGATCTTGTGGGCAGCCAAGGATCGGTTATCGGTGTAGACATTGGCAGCTATGGCCTCCGCGCGATTGTGGCCGATATGCAGGGCCAGCAAGTTGTCACCGCTCACCGTCCGCTGCCGACGGGTAGTGCCGATGCGATCGTGGAGCAGGCGCTGGATCTGACGCGCGGTGTACTGAGCCAGATGAGCCGTCCAGACGGCGTGATGCGCATCGCCATTGGCTTCGGCGGCCCGGTGGATAGCGATGCCGGTGTTACGCGGCTGTCGCATCGCGCGAGCGGCTGGGAGCATTACCCGCTCGCCATGCGCTTCGAGGAGGCCTTCGACGCGCTGACCCTGCTCGACAACGATGCCCGTGTGATCGCGCTCGGCGAGGCCACCTGCGGCGCGGGCACCGATCGCCGCCATCTGTTTTATCTGCATCTCAGCTCCGGCGTCGGCGGCGGCATCGTCTTCGATGGCCGTCTGTTCCACGGCGCGACGATGGTCGCCGGTGAGATCGGTCACGCGATCATCCGCTACGATGGGCCGCCCTGCTCCTGCGGCGGCAGAGGCCACCTCGAATCGTACGTGTCGGTCGGGGGTCTGCTGCGGCGGGTCAATGAGCTGGGCCTGCGCACCGACGATCTGGAGCAGGTCTTTGGCGACAATCCCGCCGGGCAGCAGACCGTGGCCGAGACGACTGAGATGCTGGGCGCGGCGCTGGCAAACGTCGTCAACCTGCTCGATCCGGAGATTATTGTGATCGGCGGCGTTGTGGTACGCATCGGCGGAGAGCCGTTCATCCATGCGATCCGCAGCCAGCTTGCAGCCGGGCTGCCGCCGACCATGAGGCGCGATGTGCCGGTCGTCGCCTCGACCTTTGGACACGATAGCGTGGCTGTGGGCGCGCTCGCGCTGGCGGCGTGCAGCCTCTCCGAATAGCCGGACGAGCCAAGCTTGGGGCGCGGTACGCCGCGCTCCAGCACGCGAAATAGTAGCGAAGCGTGCCGCGCTGCTGGTATCGCCTGTTGCTATGCTGATAGAATCTGGTGGTCTATCCGCGCAGCCGCGAGGTGATGGTGCATACGCTCGTTCGATGGGCGCGGATCTGCTCGCTGAACGATCACCTCGAAAACGCCGAGGTTGTGCCTGGCTTTACCTGCACGGTGGCAGATCAGTTCGAGTAGCTCACCCGGCCCCGCGATGATCTCGAACTAGGCGCTCACACCCCCGGAGACGAACCCCGCAGTGCCTTGCCTGCCTTGATTGCCGCCAGCCGATGGTACTAGCCGCGCATCCGCCGATCACCTCGCGCGATCACGACGAAACAAATGCCGCGCGGCGACGTATAATCAGCACACACGTCGTAAGTATCCTCAGCTTATAGAAAGGTTCATCGATGTCGTACAATCCCTACACGCTCAGCCAGGTTGACGCTCGTCAACGTGGCATCATCAGCCAGGTCTATGCCTGGATGACTGCCGGCCTGCTGGTGACGGGCGCGGTCGCGATGTTCGTCGCCAGCTCGGAGGCGCTGCTTTCGCTGATCTTCGGCACGCCGCTGTTCTTTGTGCTGATTCTGGCCGAATTCGGCCTGGTCTGGTTCCTCAGCGCGCGCATTCAGCGTATGGCGGTCGGCACGGCCACAGCGCTGTTTCTGCTATACTCCATGCTGAACGGCCTGACGCTATCGGTGATTTTTCTGGCCTATACCGAGGCATCGATCGCGACGACCTTTTTCATCACCGCCGGGACGTTTGGCGCGATGAGCTTCTACGGCTACACCACAAAGCGCGATCTCACGTCGATCGGCAACCTGTGCTTCATGGCGCTGATCGGCTTCCTGCTGGCGTCGCTGGTCAACTTGTTTTTGCGCAGCGAGGCGTTCTACTGGCTGCTGACGTACGTAGGCGTTCTGATCTTCGTCGGGCTGACCGCCTGGGATACGCAGAAGATCAAGCATATGAGCATGGCCGCAGCCAGCGCGGAGCAGGGCCAGCGCATCGCGATCTACGGCGCGCTGGCGCTGTATCTCGACTTTATCAACCTGTTCCTGCTGCTGCTGCGGATTCTTGGCCGCAGCGACGACTAGCCGCTGATCGTCTGAAACGCGCAACGAACGGCACGCTCGCCGTTCGTTTTTTATTGTGCTTATGCCAGCGTGTAATAGTCCAGGCTCAGCCAATGCCAGCACTTCTCGGTACATCTATTGCAGCACGATTCCTGCCATACCAATCCCGTCTCCACCGTCGCGGCGAAGCATCTCGCTTCGGGACCAGAGCGCTCCAAGGAGGGTAGCTATGCGAAGTCTGACTACCACCATCTGCCTGCTCTTGCTCTTGCCGATCTTCGGCGTATCCGCTCCGTCAGGCGTACAGGCGCAGCAAGAATCGGTGTTTTTTCCTGAAACCGGCCATACGGTGCGCGGGCGCTTTCTCCAGTTCTGGCGGCAGCACGGCGGCCTGGCGGTGTTTGGCTACCCGCTCACAGAGGAGCTGCAAGAGCAAGGTCGCACTGCTCAGTACTTCGAGCGGCAGCGCTTCGAGCTGCATCCTGAGAATCGGGCGCCCTACGATGTGGAGCTAGGATTGCTTGGCGTCGAGATTCTGGCGGCGCGCGGCATCGATTGGCGCACGCAGCCCACATCGCCGGGGCGG
This genomic window from Herpetosiphonaceae bacterium contains:
- a CDS encoding GAF domain-containing protein, encoding MVELEREKEQLQAALKRWQQHATLLREIALASRGGVDPRQVFRTIYDRLSNVLPVDAFFVALCDNDHPQQYRFVLFIDEDKPYELPSSRVGGIAGYLLEHKQPMLFRDLHAEFRQEGVPPPERFGNVEKRSKAWMGVPLLIGRDAVGVLSAQSYTYGAYDENDLQLLVALGDLAAIAIENAMLYRAQEELSQSLADRVTARSEELAVLTAIAVTFSQGQTLDVLLDEVLERVLWLLGMNAGSIFLHERRTLMHRVAWRADSAIQMPSEWLPIEGSSRVATALRTGQFVEEIRDSHAIMAMPLRAHGQTVGVMTLHGPARSLTEHEHTLLEAASYQIAVGIENARLLAERERQIAQLESLTSIAAASASTLDLRAMLEQVYSLLRKLLPIDGFLAATIDGDGHTIETGVTWSREAAMTLIEHLPLDRATRLGHVVQEQGALLLRHTDPQHYELRTRQSWERGAMSWLGVPLLNRENKPLGVLAIQSQRPDAFDRRDQQFLSAVAHQLALNVENAQLYQSARSSAEIAERRAHNLALVHSISRLVNSSLNPQEVLGIAAEQLVRLIGVDYCAINIYTSAGWSGEIVAEYPALGLLGQHVTFENTEDFQEDTQVMGQPIYIAEIEHDPRTRPIRELAGRLGMRSMLIVPLISRGRAIGAIGLNSRAADRRFSAEELELCRTIAAQVAIALENARLFQLSVTRIEQEMDIARSIQANLFPRSLPEIPGADLAARCVPARETGGDFYDVLPLDHDRFGLSIGDVSGKSLPAAMLMAVARSIVRSEALDHELAEDVMCQTNMLIAQDVPPDTYVALCYAVYDARQYTLELALGGQLTPLLRRRDGTVGFIDARGNLPLGMVPSARYSATNIQLEAGDTVLFYTDGLVEAFSPERELFGFERLQDAFAACGDDPAAEVIGQLFAAVNAWQAADERSDDITAVVLHVR
- a CDS encoding 2-phosphosulfolactate phosphatase, whose amino-acid sequence is MHVEVACLPRDATRLPERVALVIDVIRATTTIVTMFERGARSVRLASDVLSARAAVRQHVSTLLVGEVGGLHPPDFAYGNSPVALIDADLRQHDLIFSTTNGTRALVAAAEAVAVIAACLRNGRAAVATALDLAGEQQADISIICAGRAGGTQQGLDDLICAGYLVEQIITQAGGTIAAWQPDADFAATVQRTALEPNSVELDDSARIARHLYHKSVRHPQRPREEEIAAAFRETGAAQGLTRLGLAEDVGFCAQIDVSEVVPRLARPGELTPYPLSILAAGVAP
- a CDS encoding DUF433 domain-containing protein, translated to MPILTNLDALRDTGLDEMIRRVHRDKQDFIIEDQTMSVAAVIDINKYELLTEMLQKAEGAVVSSPSGEPRVRGSDISIREVAQWHLQGNSIDDLRHHFPQLNQAQIYGALAYYYEHAEEIDRLIAQRRAERSAAQPGASVIAAQERSREGS
- a CDS encoding ROK family protein → MNEPLELVKRWLQRRRSDLVGSQGSVIGVDIGSYGLRAIVADMQGQQVVTAHRPLPTGSADAIVEQALDLTRGVLSQMSRPDGVMRIAIGFGGPVDSDAGVTRLSHRASGWEHYPLAMRFEEAFDALTLLDNDARVIALGEATCGAGTDRRHLFYLHLSSGVGGGIVFDGRLFHGATMVAGEIGHAIIRYDGPPCSCGGRGHLESYVSVGGLLRRVNELGLRTDDLEQVFGDNPAGQQTVAETTEMLGAALANVVNLLDPEIIVIGGVVVRIGGEPFIHAIRSQLAAGLPPTMRRDVPVVASTFGHDSVAVGALALAACSLSE
- a CDS encoding Bax inhibitor-1/YccA family protein produces the protein MSYNPYTLSQVDARQRGIISQVYAWMTAGLLVTGAVAMFVASSEALLSLIFGTPLFFVLILAEFGLVWFLSARIQRMAVGTATALFLLYSMLNGLTLSVIFLAYTEASIATTFFITAGTFGAMSFYGYTTKRDLTSIGNLCFMALIGFLLASLVNLFLRSEAFYWLLTYVGVLIFVGLTAWDTQKIKHMSMAAASAEQGQRIAIYGALALYLDFINLFLLLLRILGRSDD